One window from the genome of Paenibacillus azoreducens encodes:
- a CDS encoding helix-turn-helix transcriptional regulator, whose protein sequence is MLTKPIRQSSTRREIVLLLKKSGALTVQEMSEQLGITGMAVRRHLLALQKEHYIRIALQRRNGRKPTSVYTLSNAAEALFPDQYDALALELLESLRDAKGDLYIDMLFAKRAAKLAQRYGELLQGDDLEKRIRILAQIQDSEGYMTKLEMRGNGQYMLEEANCPVLQIAAHYPQVCRCELALFSRVLDAYVERTECMAEGGTKCRYLIMERRNHQ, encoded by the coding sequence ATGTTAACGAAGCCGATACGTCAATCGTCAACAAGACGCGAAATAGTATTATTGCTCAAAAAAAGCGGAGCGCTGACCGTCCAGGAAATGTCAGAACAATTAGGGATTACGGGGATGGCAGTCCGGAGGCATTTGCTTGCTCTGCAGAAGGAGCATTATATCCGAATTGCGCTTCAGCGCCGGAACGGGCGCAAACCGACTTCCGTTTATACTCTTTCGAATGCGGCGGAAGCGCTGTTTCCGGATCAATACGATGCACTGGCGCTGGAGTTGCTGGAGAGCCTTCGCGATGCGAAAGGCGATTTGTATATTGACATGTTGTTTGCGAAGAGAGCGGCAAAGCTTGCACAAAGATACGGCGAGTTATTGCAAGGGGACGATCTGGAAAAAAGGATACGAATATTAGCCCAAATTCAGGATTCCGAGGGGTATATGACTAAGCTGGAGATGCGCGGAAATGGGCAGTACATGCTTGAGGAAGCGAATTGTCCGGTTTTGCAGATTGCTGCCCATTATCCTCAGGTGTGCAGGTGCGAATTGGCATTGTTTTCCCGAGTGCTTGACGCCTATGTGGAACGTACGGAATGCATGGCGGAAGGGGGAACCAAATGCCGTTATCTCATTATGGAGAGGAGAAATCACCAGTGA
- a CDS encoding GNAT family N-acetyltransferase translates to MFFKKSLIHEINHLVNDYSKTLSSPIDSFLEQHILSSDFYVILDGLEEVGYYAIHHDELLTQFYIKPSYLKVAQELFSKVIENHTLKSLFVPTCDELYVSLALDKDFHVTKQAYFFQDSHIDLPEKESLQGDIFAPATLDDLIPMQQMCGDFLDQYEYRITNGELFTYYRGSVLLGVGVLEKGRILNGLASIGMFTNEKYRNQGIGRNIILKLRKWCYSHQLEPICGCWYYNEASKRTLESAGMITKTRLLNIKVNPSE, encoded by the coding sequence ATGTTCTTTAAAAAAAGTTTGATTCACGAAATAAATCATCTCGTTAATGATTATTCTAAGACATTATCCTCGCCTATTGACTCTTTTTTGGAGCAACATATTCTCTCGTCCGATTTTTATGTAATCCTTGATGGACTAGAAGAGGTCGGCTATTATGCGATTCATCATGACGAATTGCTTACTCAATTTTACATCAAGCCATCATATCTAAAGGTTGCTCAGGAGCTTTTCAGCAAAGTGATTGAAAATCATACTTTGAAGTCTCTATTTGTTCCGACCTGCGATGAACTGTATGTGAGCTTGGCCTTAGATAAAGACTTTCATGTCACCAAGCAAGCTTATTTCTTTCAAGATAGCCATATAGATTTGCCGGAGAAAGAATCGCTACAAGGTGATATTTTTGCTCCAGCTACATTGGATGATCTTATTCCTATGCAACAGATGTGCGGAGATTTTCTTGATCAGTATGAATACAGGATTACGAATGGAGAACTTTTCACCTATTATAGAGGTTCTGTCCTGTTAGGAGTCGGGGTTCTTGAGAAGGGCAGAATTTTGAATGGATTGGCTAGCATAGGCATGTTTACGAATGAGAAATATCGCAATCAAGGCATTGGGAGAAACATCATTCTTAAATTAAGAAAATGGTGCTATAGCCATCAATTAGAACCAATTTGCGGCTGCTGGTATTATAACGAGGCGTCAAAAAGGACTTTAGAAAGTGCAGGAATGATTACAAAAACCCGACTTTTAAACATAAAGGTAAACCCATCTGAATAG
- a CDS encoding molecular chaperone DnaJ, with the protein MNHGDGSAFENRGPVVVQEGYLIEIVNALTNLIPGWTRKLQSGSLKLQAAVQIGSTLDRERQEGFLEFVTDTNVPDLYWGKMMHAFALGMPEWSIQLVLGIYKLAGNTKAAIVMYNDLMDQYEILMRQFEYEFLEGELPTEDDELELALQTVENGLRELGRQAGHDKKRYNRSYGDSSSSSSDIGPGPREASFQTIIGVDENASWEEIRKQSRRLLKKLHPDRGGSAYLFHWVKKGYDAEIAKNSKLEAFDEKGEGRF; encoded by the coding sequence GTGAATCACGGAGATGGCAGCGCATTTGAAAATCGTGGACCCGTTGTCGTGCAAGAAGGATATTTGATCGAAATCGTAAACGCGCTAACCAACTTGATACCGGGCTGGACACGTAAGCTGCAAAGCGGAAGCCTCAAGCTGCAAGCAGCCGTTCAGATCGGCAGCACACTCGACCGGGAGCGGCAGGAAGGTTTTCTGGAATTTGTAACCGACACGAATGTCCCGGACCTATATTGGGGCAAAATGATGCATGCTTTTGCGCTGGGGATGCCAGAATGGTCGATCCAACTTGTTCTAGGCATCTATAAGCTGGCCGGGAATACGAAAGCGGCGATTGTTATGTATAATGACCTTATGGATCAATACGAGATCCTGATGCGGCAGTTCGAATATGAATTTTTGGAAGGGGAACTTCCAACCGAAGACGATGAGTTGGAACTTGCTCTGCAAACCGTGGAAAACGGACTTCGGGAGCTCGGCCGCCAGGCCGGCCATGATAAAAAGCGTTATAACCGTTCTTACGGCGATAGCTCCTCGTCTTCATCGGATATCGGGCCCGGCCCGCGGGAAGCTTCTTTTCAAACCATCATTGGCGTGGACGAAAACGCATCCTGGGAGGAGATCCGCAAGCAGAGCAGGCGTTTGTTAAAAAAACTCCATCCAGACCGGGGCGGAAGCGCCTACTTGTTTCATTGGGTAAAAAAGGGGTATGATGCGGAAATTGCGAAAAACTCGAAGCTGGAGGCGTTTGACGAGAAAGGGGAGGGTAGATTTTAA
- a CDS encoding metal ABC transporter permease produces MMDWLNILLDPNAQWILFGSMLLGLSSGVIGSFAYLRKQSLMGDALSHAALPGVCIAFMLSGSKSIFLFLLGAAVAGVIATFGIGYITRNTRIKQDSALAIILTVFFGLGIVLLTQIQHSGNGNQSGLDKFLFGQAASMMLSDVVIMAVISIVLVSICSLLFKEFKLLSFDPGFARGIGYPVAFMDQLIMFLIVVAVVVGIQAVGVVLMSALLITPAVSARYWTEKLGLMVVLSGLFGALSGLIGTFISASGNNLPTGPLTVLVATGIFVISVIAAPRRGVLSKLLLRSSVRNQMRREQSGPQMERREKAV; encoded by the coding sequence ATGATGGATTGGTTGAATATATTGCTGGATCCGAACGCGCAGTGGATTCTCTTCGGCTCCATGCTCCTTGGCTTAAGCAGCGGCGTCATCGGCAGTTTCGCCTACCTGCGCAAACAATCGCTGATGGGCGATGCCTTATCCCATGCAGCCCTGCCCGGAGTTTGCATCGCTTTTATGCTGAGCGGATCCAAATCCATTTTCCTGTTCCTGCTCGGCGCAGCGGTGGCAGGCGTCATCGCTACTTTCGGCATCGGCTATATAACGCGCAATACCCGAATCAAGCAGGATTCGGCTCTGGCTATCATCCTTACTGTATTTTTTGGGCTCGGCATCGTGCTGCTGACTCAAATCCAGCATTCCGGCAACGGGAACCAAAGCGGTCTCGACAAGTTCCTGTTTGGTCAAGCCGCCTCGATGATGCTTTCCGATGTCGTGATTATGGCGGTCATTTCCATCGTGCTGGTCAGCATCTGCAGCCTGCTGTTTAAAGAATTCAAACTGCTTAGCTTTGACCCTGGTTTCGCGCGCGGCATCGGTTATCCCGTCGCGTTTATGGACCAGCTGATCATGTTCCTGATCGTGGTTGCGGTCGTGGTCGGAATTCAGGCCGTTGGCGTCGTGCTGATGTCCGCCTTGTTAATTACGCCTGCCGTATCCGCCAGGTACTGGACGGAGAAACTTGGCCTTATGGTCGTCCTCTCCGGTTTGTTTGGCGCTTTAAGCGGCCTGATCGGCACCTTTATCAGCGCCAGCGGCAATAATTTGCCTACGGGGCCGTTAACGGTTCTCGTCGCTACCGGCATCTTTGTCATCTCCGTCATAGCCGCGCCGCGCCGGGGCGTGCTTTCCAAGCTGCTGCTCCGCTCGTCGGTTCGAAATCAAATGCGCCGCGAGCAATCGGGGCCGCAAATGGAAAGGAGAGAAAAAGCCGTATGA
- a CDS encoding metal ABC transporter solute-binding protein, Zn/Mn family encodes MFKNPNFKRSAGLNRLLFTFLLIACLAVVTACGSGKKEAEADSGKIKITTTIGMITDIVGQVGGEHVAVTGLMKAGVDPHLYKASQGDIEKLDQADVIFYNGLHLEGKMVEIFEKMAKKKMTVAVSDYVDHSILRSGAENGMDTEYDPHIWFNVKHWMKATECVRDSLIKYDPEHTEDYKKNADAYLAELEKLDAEVAEQIQTIPDQSRVLVTAHDAFGYFGQAYGIKVMGLQGISTASEAGTKDVTDLRDYLVEHKIKAVFIESSVPRKAIDAVIQGAKEKGHELVIGGELFSDAMGEEGTTEGTYLGMIRHNVKTIVEALK; translated from the coding sequence ATGTTCAAAAATCCAAATTTCAAACGAAGCGCAGGTTTAAACAGGCTGCTCTTTACATTTCTTTTAATCGCCTGCCTGGCTGTGGTCACCGCCTGCGGCAGCGGCAAAAAGGAAGCCGAAGCGGATTCTGGAAAGATCAAAATCACGACCACCATCGGCATGATTACCGATATTGTCGGCCAGGTCGGCGGCGAGCATGTTGCCGTGACGGGACTCATGAAAGCCGGGGTCGACCCGCATTTGTACAAAGCCTCGCAGGGAGATATCGAGAAACTGGATCAGGCCGATGTGATTTTCTACAACGGGCTGCATCTGGAAGGTAAAATGGTTGAAATTTTCGAAAAAATGGCCAAAAAGAAAATGACCGTCGCCGTTTCGGATTATGTCGACCATTCCATCCTGCGAAGCGGAGCCGAAAACGGCATGGATACCGAATATGACCCGCATATCTGGTTTAACGTCAAACATTGGATGAAAGCAACCGAATGCGTCCGGGACTCGCTCATTAAATATGATCCGGAGCATACCGAGGACTACAAAAAAAATGCCGACGCCTATTTGGCTGAACTGGAGAAGCTTGACGCGGAAGTAGCCGAACAGATCCAAACTATTCCGGATCAAAGCCGCGTGCTCGTAACGGCGCATGACGCTTTCGGATACTTCGGTCAAGCTTACGGCATCAAGGTTATGGGGCTGCAGGGCATCAGCACGGCTTCCGAGGCTGGCACAAAGGATGTTACCGATTTGCGTGATTACCTGGTCGAGCATAAAATCAAAGCCGTTTTTATTGAATCCAGTGTTCCGCGCAAAGCGATTGACGCCGTGATTCAAGGAGCCAAGGAAAAGGGGCATGAACTGGTAATTGGCGGAGAATTGTTCTCCGATGCCATGGGTGAGGAAGGAACAACGGAAGGCACCTACCTCGGCATGATCCGCCATAACGTCAAAACGATCGTGGAAGCATTGAAATAA
- a CDS encoding PH domain-containing protein has translation MSGQGSTTRGALVWSGRKCTIFGLPLSFTKYFVYEKRLVTRRGLFSLVEDELDFYKVLDKSLELPFWQRIFGCGSIHLNVADVDTPIKILTSIKHPRDVYDRIDQIVTGLTANQNSMRTAASILGSVNQGEFFN, from the coding sequence ATGTCAGGTCAGGGATCGACAACTCGCGGTGCATTGGTATGGTCAGGCAGAAAATGCACGATCTTCGGTTTGCCGCTCTCGTTCACCAAATATTTTGTGTATGAAAAGAGATTGGTTACAAGACGGGGATTGTTCTCTTTGGTCGAAGATGAGCTTGATTTTTACAAAGTATTGGATAAAAGTCTGGAACTGCCGTTCTGGCAGCGCATATTTGGCTGCGGTTCGATTCATTTGAATGTAGCGGACGTGGATACGCCGATCAAAATATTGACATCCATTAAACATCCCCGCGATGTATACGACCGTATCGATCAAATCGTAACCGGATTGACCGCAAACCAGAATTCAATGCGTACGGCAGCCAGCATTTTGGGTTCGGTTAACCAAGGCGAGTTTTTCAATTAA
- a CDS encoding metal ABC transporter ATP-binding protein — MHASPLTISNMSVAYQKKPVLRDVSFEVPEGKLIGIVGPNGAGKSTLIKAALGLIPRLYGEVSIYGKPYAEQRKLVGYVPQRESVDWDFPTNALDVVMMGRYGHLGWIKRPGAAEKRLAMECLAKVGMADFADRQISQLSGGQQQRIFLARALAQDAKLYFMDEPFVGVDAATEKAIITLLNELKTQGKTVLVVHHDLATVKEYFDWVMLLNVQLVDFGPTEQTFTPQKLQETYGGRLTMLDRESKSAMIVNGR, encoded by the coding sequence ATGCATGCAAGTCCATTAACCATAAGCAACATGTCTGTCGCGTATCAAAAAAAACCTGTGCTGCGGGATGTTTCATTTGAGGTGCCGGAAGGAAAACTGATCGGGATCGTCGGTCCGAACGGAGCGGGGAAATCCACTTTGATAAAAGCGGCGCTGGGGCTTATCCCCCGTCTGTACGGAGAGGTGTCCATTTACGGTAAACCTTATGCGGAACAGCGTAAGCTGGTCGGCTATGTCCCGCAAAGGGAATCCGTCGATTGGGATTTCCCGACCAATGCGCTGGATGTCGTGATGATGGGAAGATACGGCCATTTGGGCTGGATCAAGCGCCCCGGCGCCGCCGAGAAAAGATTGGCAATGGAATGCCTGGCGAAAGTGGGCATGGCCGATTTTGCGGATCGGCAAATCAGCCAGCTGTCCGGCGGGCAGCAGCAGCGCATTTTCTTGGCAAGAGCGCTTGCGCAAGACGCCAAATTGTATTTCATGGATGAGCCGTTTGTCGGCGTCGATGCCGCTACCGAAAAAGCGATTATTACGCTGCTGAACGAACTAAAGACGCAAGGAAAAACCGTGCTGGTTGTCCACCATGATTTGGCTACGGTCAAAGAATATTTCGATTGGGTGATGCTGCTTAACGTGCAGCTCGTCGATTTCGGCCCGACCGAGCAGACGTTTACGCCGCAAAAGCTGCAGGAAACTTATGGCGGCAGACTGACGATGCTGGACCGGGAAAGCAAATCGGCAATGATCGTGAACGGGAGGTAA